Proteins from one Pleuronectes platessa chromosome 16, fPlePla1.1, whole genome shotgun sequence genomic window:
- the rab5c gene encoding ras-related protein Rab-5C: MGGRGGPARTNGTAASNKICQFKLVLLGESAVGKSSLVLRFVKGQFHEYQESTIGAAFLTQTVCLDDTTVKFEIWDTAGQERYHSLAPMYYRGAQAAIVVYDITNTDTFTRAKNWVKELQRQASPNIVIALAGNKADLSNKRAVDFQEAQSYADDNSLLFMETSAKTAMNVNEIFMAIAKKLPKNEPQGGAGAAGRTRGGVDLQEAAPQGRSGQCCGGGN; encoded by the exons ATGGGAGGGAGAGGCGGACCAGCACGGACCAACGGTACCGCGGCAAGCAACAAGATCTGCCAGTTTAAGCTCGTGCTTTTGGGGGAGTCTGCGGTGGGAAAGTCCAGCTTGGTGCTTCGCTTCGTCAAAGGCCAGTTCCACGAGTACCAGGAGAGCACCATCGGAG CTGCCTTCCTCACACAGACGGTATGTTTGGATGACACAACAGTCAAGTTTGAGATCTGGGACACTGCAGGACAGGAACGATATCACAGCTTGGCACCTATGTACTACAGGGGAGCCCAGGCCGCCATCGTGGTCTACGACATCACCAACACA GATACATTCACACGTGCAAAGAACTGGGTGAAGGAGCTCCAGCGACAAGCCAGCCCGAATATTGTTATTGCACTGGCAGGGAACAAAGCAGACCTGTCCAACAAGAGGGCTGTCGATTTCCAG GAAGCACAATCATATGCAGATGACAACAGTTTGCTCTTCATGGAGACGTCAGCCAAGACTGCTATGAATGTCAATGAGATTTTTATGGCTATAG CCAAGAAGCTTCCTAAGAACGAGCCTCAGGGCGGAGCGGGCGCCGCTGGACGAACCAGAGGCGGTGTGGACTTGCAGGAAGCTGCACCACAGGGCAGAAGTGGCCAGTGCTGTGGCGGCGGGAACTAA